A window from Branchiostoma lanceolatum isolate klBraLanc5 chromosome 9, klBraLanc5.hap2, whole genome shotgun sequence encodes these proteins:
- the LOC136441847 gene encoding uncharacterized protein isoform X1, with amino-acid sequence MAENWMTLCGYLQYRAGGTLGKLRGRRKHWYVFDESKCQLLYYKTESVALTHPPSGSIDITHAAISFKLDNKNQFVLNIGGKEHVFTAESHESTMRWVNGLQSKRDAYTGKVKKNTAREERQRKRSRQRSLTMVPQIGSPSKTGLAAVSLERRLSQSLSQSLDLLPRQKDDWKPSRPPHRSQSLREDKVRILQKKLGEPSSLSHLFADLQICADNGPFRNFRLPQDTPVTPPLAIQRNFTFPMVAGSPTDSRMSSPASFLMEESSDDTKSESEESNKRHSNGSYVYVLLDQTDSQPSTPIKTRVLRRLNSDAELKISDLLRSDEYQPSHLRSYSDCSTDEKDIGTVDINQRLQQLQKELMSTKKELARVLNRENSYKEILNCRDERIMELEDQLEFLQRKKLTEDDSMSSEETAQLQKYTALMQEKCRILQDQNTFLNGEVHKLSRLRQQEQLKSRQQHAKIRSMEAQLDEYKRDYIYLLQGCIHLPPEDPFDSMEIRAYGGDKHYERLEAMLEEARTINPTLPTFDRSGKVATHTDSYGFIHTLHNEAIQLHYVCRQLTQHYRSQIKSYEKHQTQWTDYLKAHRQDLQKTKELKALVREGIPDQYRSEVWQKFVHLQTQDIEEEKGPGYYEDLVTLSEQSVLVSQHRKQIELDLLRTMPCNEHFNQLDADGISKLRNVLQAYCLHNPNIGYCQGLNFMVGMSLLFLEEEDAFWFLVAVTEKYFSNNYFDKNLVGAQADQEVLKELVSEIMPHLQEHLEALGILLSTVTLNWFLALFFDSIPFETLLRIWDCFLLEGPKVLFRFSLAILKLHEEAILSREDSLSVMKYMKTMAKVTYDLEGLTLIAFEGLQPFPRRANIQTKQAYYKQCIKDSFSRQEKYREAEDERDKLLEQMRQLERSMGEGQLMVECAAVTTQGKAWMCACEHNSAEICEVDTDTCTMQNMDILVDSRVMCCHGLLLESGGTVLIGTLNSHLYAYSTISKLEVWRMKLNDTVLDLAVPPSNTHVYAALADGHIAVLEDLGVQGPVTEPVYIPVGRHPVTCVALVEDQLWCTCGNRVAVLNANSLDSLVVFQVSLDGSDHISHLMRGEQGVWVAIRGSSIVELWDTQTFTCSILYDVSTNSHTTSKNWEECHFNRSRVTAVLSHRKELWVGTGAGDVIVYDVIDPEVTPAQDQPSMQRLGDETVCQASLARRRISSTRRFSNEELLNSFSEDLELGSEAVSGWTVGGASITEADVNHSQNDEMSRNGDAECSQVDDVREGVACEESSAIYREPTTEESSVLAQLLKEANLTVEPNGSLSPAKQANTNANRLSQALSETESSLSSQRNSRTFSTSSGYGTNDNGFLQFPLETEQDDSPDVPNGISSKDDTLSAPVVVRRMSTIEQVPLEMTPLGSEDNNEDDFFYDNIPVSSYKHKGSVNFSMPQSNHISQCDQQDSFRRIPDGRRNSASVLESGTNATESVQDNNRRTSLKDLWSGLSASANSKQDSGHPQPQKQPVVDLHQSYMMLRSSEMASPQQSSFDSPTDSDSKPERATEMSAIPYHMRNKSMNSSRGSWCIIDEPDNEPPAPVPLGDQAVADYYTGESKELLSVEASRESSVFSSREDLTFQYDLRLKSKTRVSDRPIRALVVVSDDQEDTVILSCAGSLGEHCTVLKWTQHNQVWTSEAVREVPPLFNKTTTTSALMTESKKHFSSTSGDHLEQEITHL; translated from the exons ATGGCAGAGAACTGGATGACACTATGTGGCTACCTCCAGTACCGTGCTGGTGGAACCCTGGGGAAGTTACGGGGAAGGAGAAAACACTG GTATGTATTTGACGAAAGCAAGTGTCAGCTGTTGTACTACAAGACAGAGTCTGTTGCGCTGACCCACCCTCCATCTGGGTCTATTGACATAACCCACGCTGCCATCTCCTTCAAGCTGGACAACAAAAATCAGTTTGTGCTCAA CATTGGTGGAAAGGAGCATGTATTTACAGCAGAGAGCCATGAGAGCACCATGCGATGGGTCAATGGACTTCAG TCCAAGAGAGATGCCTACACTGGGAAGGTGAAGAAGAATACGGCACGAGAGGAAAGACAGAGGAAACGTTCCAGACAGCGATCCCTTACCATGGTCCCTCAGATT GGGAGTCCCTCTAAGACTGGTCTAGCTGCAGTTTCCTTGGAGAGACGTCTTAGCCAGAGTCTTAGCCAGAGCTTGGACCTCCTTCCAAGGCAGAAAGATGACTGGAAACCTTCACGTCCTCCACACAG GTCCCAGAGCCTGAGGGAAGACAAGGTTCGTATCCTGCAGAAGAAGCTTGGAGAGCCTTCCAGCCTGTCCCACCTGTTTGCAGACCTACAGATCTGTGCAG ATAATGGACCATTCCGGAACTTCCGGCTGCCCCAGGACACCCCGGTGACTCCGCCCCTGGCCATCCAGAGGAACTTCACCTTCCCTATGGTGGCGGGGTCTCCCACGGATTCACGCATGTCCTCTCCTGCCTCCTTCTTAATGGAGGAGTCTAGTGATGACACCAAGTctgaaagtgaagaaagcaaCAAGAGACACAGTAATGGAtctt ATGTTTATGTGTTACTAGATCAAACAGATTCCCAGCCGTCCACCCCCATCAAGACTAGAGTGTTGAGGAGGCTGAATTCCGACGCTGAACTGAAAATATCTGACCTCCTCCGCAGTGACGAATATCA ACCCAGCCATCTGAGGTCGTATTCAGATTGCTCTACAGATGAGAAGGACATAGGCACAGTCGATATCAACCAGAGACTACAGCAGCTACAGAAGGAGTTAAT GTCGACCAAAAAGGAACTTGCGCGTGTTCTGAACCGTGAGAACAGCTATAAGGAGATCCTGAACTGTCGAGACGAGCGCATCATGGAACTGGAGGACCAGCTGGAGTTCCTGCAGAGGAAAAAACTCACTGAAGATGACAG TATGTCCAGTGAAGAGACGGCCCAGCTGCAGAAGTACACTGCCCTGATGCAGGAGAAGTGTCGGATACTTCAGGACCAGAACACTTTCCTCAACGGGGAGGTTCACAAACTGTCCCGCCTACGACAACAGGAACAGCTCAAATCTCGGCAACAGCATGC GAAGATCCGTAGTATGGAAGCCCAGCTGGATGAGTATAAGAGAGACTACATCTACCTACTGCAGGGGTGTATACATCTTCCTCCAGAGGACCCATTTGATAGTATGGAGATCAGAGCATATGGGGGAGACAAG CATTATGAAAGGTTGGAAGCCATGTTAGAAGAGGCAAGAACCATCAACCCAACACTACCAACATTTGACAG ATCAGGCAAGGTTGCCACGCACACTGACAGCTATGGTTTCATCCACACCCTGCACAATGAGGCTATCCAGCTGCACTACGTCTGCAGGCAGCTTACACAGCATTACAGGTCACAGATAAAG AGTTATGAAAAGCACCAGACCCAGTGGACTGATTATCTCAAGGCACACAGACAGGACCTCCAGAAAAcg AAAGAGTTGAAGGCCCTGGTGAGGGAAGGTATCCCTGACCAGTACCGCAGTGAGGTATGGCAGAAGTTTGTCCACCTACAAACACAGGACATCGAGGAAGAAAAG GGCCCAGGGTATTATGAAGATCTAGTGACGTTGTCAGAGCAGTCTGTG CTAGTGTCCCAGCATAGGAAGCAGATTGAACTGGATCTTCTCAGAACAATGCCATGTAATGAGCACTTCAACCAGCTGGATGCTGATGGG ATCAGCAAACTGAGAAATGTGCTGCAGGCGTACTGTCTGCACAACCCCAACATTGGGTACTGCCAGGGGCTGAACTTCATGGTCGGCATGAGTTTGCTCTTCCTGGAGGAGGAGGACGCTTTctg GTTCCTTGTAGCAGTGACAGAGAAGTACTTCAGTAACAACTACTTTGACAAGAACCTGGTGGGAGCCCAGGCTGACCAGGAGGTGCTGAAGGAGCTGGTGTCTGAGATCATGCCCCATCTACAGGAACATCTGGAGGCGCTCGGCATCCTTCTGTCTACCGTCACCCTCAACTGGTTCCTCGCACTCTTCTTTGATTCTATACCATTTGAG ACCCTGCTAAGAATCTGGGACTGTTTTCTGCTGGAGGGACCTAAGGTCCTGTTCAGGTTCTCCCTGGCCATCCTGAAGCTGCACGAGGAGGCCATCCTGTCCCGCGAGGACAGCCTGTCGGTCATGAAGTACATGAAGACCATGGCCAAGGTCACGTATGACCTGGAGGGGCTGACTCTG ATTGCGTTTGAAGGCCTACAGCCGTTCCCTCGGCGAGCCAACATCCAGACCAAGCAGGCGTACTACAAACAGTGCATCAAAGACTCCTTCTCCAGACAGGAGAAGTACAGGGAGGCTGAGGACGAGAGGGATAAACTG CTTGAGCAGATGCGTCAGCTTGAACGCTCCATGGGAGAGGGTCAGCTCATGGTGGAGTGTGCTGCTGTTACCACACAGG GTAAGGCCTGGATGTGTGCCTGTGAACACAACAGTGCTGAGATCTGTGAGGTGGACACTGACACCTGTACCATGCAGAATATGGACATCTTG GTTGACTCCCGGGTGATGTGTTGCCATGGCCTCCTGTTGGAGAGTGGTGGAACTGTGCTGATCGGAACGTTGAACTCTCACCTGTATGCATACAGCACCATCTCAAA ACTGGAGGTGTGGAGGATGAAGCTGAATGACACGGTGCTGGATCTAGCTGTGCCCCCTTCAAACACCCATGTGTATGCTGCCCTGGCAGATGGCCATATTGCTGTTCTTGAG GACTTGGGTGTGCAGGGTCCAGTAACAGAGCCAGTGTACATCCCAGTAGGCAGACACCCTGTCACCTGTGTGGCCTTGGTGGAGGACCAACTGTGGTGCACGTGTGGGAACAGGGTGGCTGTCCTCAACGCTAA CTCCTTAGATTCCCTGGTGGTGTTCCAAGTGTCGCTGGATGGAAGCGACCACATCTCGCACCTGATGAGGGGGGAGCAGGGTGTGTGGGTGGCCATCCGGGGGTCGTCCATTGTTGAACTGTGGGACACGCAGACCTTCACCTGCTCCATCCTGTATGATGTCAGCACCAACTCTCACACCACGTCCAAAAAT TGGGAGGAGTGCCATTTCAATAGGTCAAGGGTCACAGCAGTTCTCTCCCACAGGAAGGAATTGTGGGTAGGGACAGGTGCTGGTGATGTCATCGTTTATGATGTCATCGACCCCGAGGTCACGCCTGCCCAGGATCAACCCAGCATGCAGCGCCTAGGCGACGAGACGGTTTGCCAAGCGAGCCTCGCCAGACGGCGAATCTCTAGCACGAGACGCTTCTCAAACGAAGAGTTGTTGAACAGCTTCTCAGAGGATCTGGAGTTAGGAAGTGAAGCAGTCAGTGGGTGGACAGTGGGCGGTGCCTCCATCACCGAAGCAGATGTCAACCACTCACAGAATGATGAGATGAGCAGAAATGGTGATGCTGAATGCTCGCAAGTTGATGATGTCAGAGAAGGTGTTGCTTGTGAAGAATCAAGTGCAATATATAGGGAACCGACTACCGAGGAATCCAGTGTTCTAGCGCAGCTTTTGAAGGAAGCGAACTTGACTGTTGAGCCCAATGGGTCTTTGAGTCCAGCAAAGCAGGCAAACACAAATGCAAACAGGCTGAGCCAAGCATTGTCAGAAACAGAGTCCTCACTGTCATCCCAAAGGAACAGTAGAACTTTCTCCACTTCAAGTGGGTACGGGACAAACGACAATGGCTTCCTCCAGTTCCCTCTTGAAACAGAGCAAGACGACTCACCAGATGTCCCCAATGGCATCAGCAGTAAGGATGACACCCTCAGCGCTCCTGTGGTTGTACGTAGGATGTCAACCATAGAACAAGTACCACTAGAGATGACACCGCTTGGATCTGAGGACAACAATGAGGATGACTTCTTTTATGACAACATTCCAGTCAGTAGTTACAAACACAAAGGATCCGTGAACTTCAGCATGCCTCAGTCTAACCACATCAGCCAATGTGACCAACAGGACAGCTTCAGGAGAATCCCTGATGGAAGAAGAAATAGTGCAAGTGTTCTGGAGTCTGGAACGAATGCTACAGAGTCTGTGCAGGACAATAATCGACGGACATCCCTGAAGGACTTGTGGTCTGGACTGAGTGCCTCTGCCAATAGTAAGCAGGATTCTGGTCATCCACAGCCCCAGAAGCAGCCTGTTGTAGACCTACATCAAAGCTACATGATGCTACGGTCTTCTGAGATGGCTTCCCCTCAACAGTCGTCATTCGACAGTCCCACAGATTCTGATTCAAAACCAGAGAGAGCTACAGAGATGTCTGCCATCCCATATCACATGAGGAACAAGAGCATGAACTCTAGTCGAGGGTCGTGGTGCATCATCGATGAACCTGACAATGAACCGCCGGCGCCAGTTCCACTAGGGGACCAGGCAGTTGCGGATTACTACACAGGGGAAAGTAAAGAGCTGTTGAGTGTGGAGGCCTCCAGGGAAAGTTCAGTGTTCTCCAGTAGAGAGGACCTGACCTTTCAGTATGACTTGAGACTGAAGAGCAAGACAAGAGTGTCGGATCGCCCTATCCGAGCCCTGGTGGTAGTAAG TGATGACCAGGAGGACACAGTGATCCTGAGCTGTGCAGGGAGCCTGGGGGAACATTGTACTGTGTTGAAGTGGACACAGCATAATCAG GTCTGGACCAGTGAAGCTGTAAGGGAAGTACCACCTCTCTTTAATAAGACAACCACAACATCTGCATTGATGACAGAGTCAAAAAAACACTTCTCAAGCACTTCCGGGGACCATCTTGAACAGGAGATCACTCACTTGTGA
- the LOC136441847 gene encoding TBC1 domain family member 2B-like isoform X2, producing the protein MAENWMTLCGYLQYRAGGTLGKLRGRRKHWYVFDESKCQLLYYKTESVALTHPPSGSIDITHAAISFKLDNKNQFVLNIGGKEHVFTAESHESTMRWVNGLQSKRDAYTGKVKKNTAREERQRKRSRQRSLTMVPQIGSPSKTGLAAVSLERRLSQSLSQSLDLLPRQKDDWKPSRPPHRSQSLREDKVRILQKKLGEPSSLSHLFADLQICADNGPFRNFRLPQDTPVTPPLAIQRNFTFPMVAGSPTDSRMSSPASFLMEESSDDTKSESEESNKRHSNGSYQTDSQPSTPIKTRVLRRLNSDAELKISDLLRSDEYQPSHLRSYSDCSTDEKDIGTVDINQRLQQLQKELMSTKKELARVLNRENSYKEILNCRDERIMELEDQLEFLQRKKLTEDDSMSSEETAQLQKYTALMQEKCRILQDQNTFLNGEVHKLSRLRQQEQLKSRQQHAKIRSMEAQLDEYKRDYIYLLQGCIHLPPEDPFDSMEIRAYGGDKHYERLEAMLEEARTINPTLPTFDRSGKVATHTDSYGFIHTLHNEAIQLHYVCRQLTQHYRSQIKSYEKHQTQWTDYLKAHRQDLQKTKELKALVREGIPDQYRSEVWQKFVHLQTQDIEEEKGPGYYEDLVTLSEQSVLVSQHRKQIELDLLRTMPCNEHFNQLDADGISKLRNVLQAYCLHNPNIGYCQGLNFMVGMSLLFLEEEDAFWFLVAVTEKYFSNNYFDKNLVGAQADQEVLKELVSEIMPHLQEHLEALGILLSTVTLNWFLALFFDSIPFETLLRIWDCFLLEGPKVLFRFSLAILKLHEEAILSREDSLSVMKYMKTMAKVTYDLEGLTLIAFEGLQPFPRRANIQTKQAYYKQCIKDSFSRQEKYREAEDERDKLLEQMRQLERSMGEGQLMVECAAVTTQGKAWMCACEHNSAEICEVDTDTCTMQNMDILVDSRVMCCHGLLLESGGTVLIGTLNSHLYAYSTISKLEVWRMKLNDTVLDLAVPPSNTHVYAALADGHIAVLEDLGVQGPVTEPVYIPVGRHPVTCVALVEDQLWCTCGNRVAVLNANSLDSLVVFQVSLDGSDHISHLMRGEQGVWVAIRGSSIVELWDTQTFTCSILYDVSTNSHTTSKNWEECHFNRSRVTAVLSHRKELWVGTGAGDVIVYDVIDPEVTPAQDQPSMQRLGDETVCQASLARRRISSTRRFSNEELLNSFSEDLELGSEAVSGWTVGGASITEADVNHSQNDEMSRNGDAECSQVDDVREGVACEESSAIYREPTTEESSVLAQLLKEANLTVEPNGSLSPAKQANTNANRLSQALSETESSLSSQRNSRTFSTSSGYGTNDNGFLQFPLETEQDDSPDVPNGISSKDDTLSAPVVVRRMSTIEQVPLEMTPLGSEDNNEDDFFYDNIPVSSYKHKGSVNFSMPQSNHISQCDQQDSFRRIPDGRRNSASVLESGTNATESVQDNNRRTSLKDLWSGLSASANSKQDSGHPQPQKQPVVDLHQSYMMLRSSEMASPQQSSFDSPTDSDSKPERATEMSAIPYHMRNKSMNSSRGSWCIIDEPDNEPPAPVPLGDQAVADYYTGESKELLSVEASRESSVFSSREDLTFQYDLRLKSKTRVSDRPIRALVVVSDDQEDTVILSCAGSLGEHCTVLKWTQHNQVWTSEAVREVPPLFNKTTTTSALMTESKKHFSSTSGDHLEQEITHL; encoded by the exons ATGGCAGAGAACTGGATGACACTATGTGGCTACCTCCAGTACCGTGCTGGTGGAACCCTGGGGAAGTTACGGGGAAGGAGAAAACACTG GTATGTATTTGACGAAAGCAAGTGTCAGCTGTTGTACTACAAGACAGAGTCTGTTGCGCTGACCCACCCTCCATCTGGGTCTATTGACATAACCCACGCTGCCATCTCCTTCAAGCTGGACAACAAAAATCAGTTTGTGCTCAA CATTGGTGGAAAGGAGCATGTATTTACAGCAGAGAGCCATGAGAGCACCATGCGATGGGTCAATGGACTTCAG TCCAAGAGAGATGCCTACACTGGGAAGGTGAAGAAGAATACGGCACGAGAGGAAAGACAGAGGAAACGTTCCAGACAGCGATCCCTTACCATGGTCCCTCAGATT GGGAGTCCCTCTAAGACTGGTCTAGCTGCAGTTTCCTTGGAGAGACGTCTTAGCCAGAGTCTTAGCCAGAGCTTGGACCTCCTTCCAAGGCAGAAAGATGACTGGAAACCTTCACGTCCTCCACACAG GTCCCAGAGCCTGAGGGAAGACAAGGTTCGTATCCTGCAGAAGAAGCTTGGAGAGCCTTCCAGCCTGTCCCACCTGTTTGCAGACCTACAGATCTGTGCAG ATAATGGACCATTCCGGAACTTCCGGCTGCCCCAGGACACCCCGGTGACTCCGCCCCTGGCCATCCAGAGGAACTTCACCTTCCCTATGGTGGCGGGGTCTCCCACGGATTCACGCATGTCCTCTCCTGCCTCCTTCTTAATGGAGGAGTCTAGTGATGACACCAAGTctgaaagtgaagaaagcaaCAAGAGACACAGTAATGGAtctt ATCAAACAGATTCCCAGCCGTCCACCCCCATCAAGACTAGAGTGTTGAGGAGGCTGAATTCCGACGCTGAACTGAAAATATCTGACCTCCTCCGCAGTGACGAATATCA ACCCAGCCATCTGAGGTCGTATTCAGATTGCTCTACAGATGAGAAGGACATAGGCACAGTCGATATCAACCAGAGACTACAGCAGCTACAGAAGGAGTTAAT GTCGACCAAAAAGGAACTTGCGCGTGTTCTGAACCGTGAGAACAGCTATAAGGAGATCCTGAACTGTCGAGACGAGCGCATCATGGAACTGGAGGACCAGCTGGAGTTCCTGCAGAGGAAAAAACTCACTGAAGATGACAG TATGTCCAGTGAAGAGACGGCCCAGCTGCAGAAGTACACTGCCCTGATGCAGGAGAAGTGTCGGATACTTCAGGACCAGAACACTTTCCTCAACGGGGAGGTTCACAAACTGTCCCGCCTACGACAACAGGAACAGCTCAAATCTCGGCAACAGCATGC GAAGATCCGTAGTATGGAAGCCCAGCTGGATGAGTATAAGAGAGACTACATCTACCTACTGCAGGGGTGTATACATCTTCCTCCAGAGGACCCATTTGATAGTATGGAGATCAGAGCATATGGGGGAGACAAG CATTATGAAAGGTTGGAAGCCATGTTAGAAGAGGCAAGAACCATCAACCCAACACTACCAACATTTGACAG ATCAGGCAAGGTTGCCACGCACACTGACAGCTATGGTTTCATCCACACCCTGCACAATGAGGCTATCCAGCTGCACTACGTCTGCAGGCAGCTTACACAGCATTACAGGTCACAGATAAAG AGTTATGAAAAGCACCAGACCCAGTGGACTGATTATCTCAAGGCACACAGACAGGACCTCCAGAAAAcg AAAGAGTTGAAGGCCCTGGTGAGGGAAGGTATCCCTGACCAGTACCGCAGTGAGGTATGGCAGAAGTTTGTCCACCTACAAACACAGGACATCGAGGAAGAAAAG GGCCCAGGGTATTATGAAGATCTAGTGACGTTGTCAGAGCAGTCTGTG CTAGTGTCCCAGCATAGGAAGCAGATTGAACTGGATCTTCTCAGAACAATGCCATGTAATGAGCACTTCAACCAGCTGGATGCTGATGGG ATCAGCAAACTGAGAAATGTGCTGCAGGCGTACTGTCTGCACAACCCCAACATTGGGTACTGCCAGGGGCTGAACTTCATGGTCGGCATGAGTTTGCTCTTCCTGGAGGAGGAGGACGCTTTctg GTTCCTTGTAGCAGTGACAGAGAAGTACTTCAGTAACAACTACTTTGACAAGAACCTGGTGGGAGCCCAGGCTGACCAGGAGGTGCTGAAGGAGCTGGTGTCTGAGATCATGCCCCATCTACAGGAACATCTGGAGGCGCTCGGCATCCTTCTGTCTACCGTCACCCTCAACTGGTTCCTCGCACTCTTCTTTGATTCTATACCATTTGAG ACCCTGCTAAGAATCTGGGACTGTTTTCTGCTGGAGGGACCTAAGGTCCTGTTCAGGTTCTCCCTGGCCATCCTGAAGCTGCACGAGGAGGCCATCCTGTCCCGCGAGGACAGCCTGTCGGTCATGAAGTACATGAAGACCATGGCCAAGGTCACGTATGACCTGGAGGGGCTGACTCTG ATTGCGTTTGAAGGCCTACAGCCGTTCCCTCGGCGAGCCAACATCCAGACCAAGCAGGCGTACTACAAACAGTGCATCAAAGACTCCTTCTCCAGACAGGAGAAGTACAGGGAGGCTGAGGACGAGAGGGATAAACTG CTTGAGCAGATGCGTCAGCTTGAACGCTCCATGGGAGAGGGTCAGCTCATGGTGGAGTGTGCTGCTGTTACCACACAGG GTAAGGCCTGGATGTGTGCCTGTGAACACAACAGTGCTGAGATCTGTGAGGTGGACACTGACACCTGTACCATGCAGAATATGGACATCTTG GTTGACTCCCGGGTGATGTGTTGCCATGGCCTCCTGTTGGAGAGTGGTGGAACTGTGCTGATCGGAACGTTGAACTCTCACCTGTATGCATACAGCACCATCTCAAA ACTGGAGGTGTGGAGGATGAAGCTGAATGACACGGTGCTGGATCTAGCTGTGCCCCCTTCAAACACCCATGTGTATGCTGCCCTGGCAGATGGCCATATTGCTGTTCTTGAG GACTTGGGTGTGCAGGGTCCAGTAACAGAGCCAGTGTACATCCCAGTAGGCAGACACCCTGTCACCTGTGTGGCCTTGGTGGAGGACCAACTGTGGTGCACGTGTGGGAACAGGGTGGCTGTCCTCAACGCTAA CTCCTTAGATTCCCTGGTGGTGTTCCAAGTGTCGCTGGATGGAAGCGACCACATCTCGCACCTGATGAGGGGGGAGCAGGGTGTGTGGGTGGCCATCCGGGGGTCGTCCATTGTTGAACTGTGGGACACGCAGACCTTCACCTGCTCCATCCTGTATGATGTCAGCACCAACTCTCACACCACGTCCAAAAAT TGGGAGGAGTGCCATTTCAATAGGTCAAGGGTCACAGCAGTTCTCTCCCACAGGAAGGAATTGTGGGTAGGGACAGGTGCTGGTGATGTCATCGTTTATGATGTCATCGACCCCGAGGTCACGCCTGCCCAGGATCAACCCAGCATGCAGCGCCTAGGCGACGAGACGGTTTGCCAAGCGAGCCTCGCCAGACGGCGAATCTCTAGCACGAGACGCTTCTCAAACGAAGAGTTGTTGAACAGCTTCTCAGAGGATCTGGAGTTAGGAAGTGAAGCAGTCAGTGGGTGGACAGTGGGCGGTGCCTCCATCACCGAAGCAGATGTCAACCACTCACAGAATGATGAGATGAGCAGAAATGGTGATGCTGAATGCTCGCAAGTTGATGATGTCAGAGAAGGTGTTGCTTGTGAAGAATCAAGTGCAATATATAGGGAACCGACTACCGAGGAATCCAGTGTTCTAGCGCAGCTTTTGAAGGAAGCGAACTTGACTGTTGAGCCCAATGGGTCTTTGAGTCCAGCAAAGCAGGCAAACACAAATGCAAACAGGCTGAGCCAAGCATTGTCAGAAACAGAGTCCTCACTGTCATCCCAAAGGAACAGTAGAACTTTCTCCACTTCAAGTGGGTACGGGACAAACGACAATGGCTTCCTCCAGTTCCCTCTTGAAACAGAGCAAGACGACTCACCAGATGTCCCCAATGGCATCAGCAGTAAGGATGACACCCTCAGCGCTCCTGTGGTTGTACGTAGGATGTCAACCATAGAACAAGTACCACTAGAGATGACACCGCTTGGATCTGAGGACAACAATGAGGATGACTTCTTTTATGACAACATTCCAGTCAGTAGTTACAAACACAAAGGATCCGTGAACTTCAGCATGCCTCAGTCTAACCACATCAGCCAATGTGACCAACAGGACAGCTTCAGGAGAATCCCTGATGGAAGAAGAAATAGTGCAAGTGTTCTGGAGTCTGGAACGAATGCTACAGAGTCTGTGCAGGACAATAATCGACGGACATCCCTGAAGGACTTGTGGTCTGGACTGAGTGCCTCTGCCAATAGTAAGCAGGATTCTGGTCATCCACAGCCCCAGAAGCAGCCTGTTGTAGACCTACATCAAAGCTACATGATGCTACGGTCTTCTGAGATGGCTTCCCCTCAACAGTCGTCATTCGACAGTCCCACAGATTCTGATTCAAAACCAGAGAGAGCTACAGAGATGTCTGCCATCCCATATCACATGAGGAACAAGAGCATGAACTCTAGTCGAGGGTCGTGGTGCATCATCGATGAACCTGACAATGAACCGCCGGCGCCAGTTCCACTAGGGGACCAGGCAGTTGCGGATTACTACACAGGGGAAAGTAAAGAGCTGTTGAGTGTGGAGGCCTCCAGGGAAAGTTCAGTGTTCTCCAGTAGAGAGGACCTGACCTTTCAGTATGACTTGAGACTGAAGAGCAAGACAAGAGTGTCGGATCGCCCTATCCGAGCCCTGGTGGTAGTAAG TGATGACCAGGAGGACACAGTGATCCTGAGCTGTGCAGGGAGCCTGGGGGAACATTGTACTGTGTTGAAGTGGACACAGCATAATCAG GTCTGGACCAGTGAAGCTGTAAGGGAAGTACCACCTCTCTTTAATAAGACAACCACAACATCTGCATTGATGACAGAGTCAAAAAAACACTTCTCAAGCACTTCCGGGGACCATCTTGAACAGGAGATCACTCACTTGTGA
- the LOC136441849 gene encoding uncharacterized protein C1orf21 homolog translates to MGCSSAKQIPAPLPPEKDSPVLTHTTSSTKQPDVRESEDADEENNQEVSDRGRHVNGEEDAGTLKTIVEDKYEPPKPLNRPPPHVSQSQQEFFRLLDQKIDQGRDYITDDEEAR, encoded by the exons ATGGGGTGTTCCAGTGCCAAGCAgatccctgcccccctcccgccAGAGAAAGACAGTCCAGTCCTAACACACACCACCAGCTCCACCAAGCAGCCAG ATGTCAGAGAGAGTGAGGATGCAGATGAGGAGAATAACCAGGAGGTGTCTGACCGGGGCAGACATGTGAATGGAGAGGAGGATGCAGGAACG TTAAAAACGATCGTGGAGGACAAGTATGAGCCACCAAAGCCCCTTAACAGACCTCCACC GCATGTATCTCAGAGTCAACAAGAGTTCTTCAGACTTTTGGACCAAAAGATTGACCAG GGGAGAGACTATATAACAGATGACGAGGAGGCAAGATGA